One genomic region from Miscanthus floridulus cultivar M001 unplaced genomic scaffold, ASM1932011v1 os_2427, whole genome shotgun sequence encodes:
- the LOC136534959 gene encoding uncharacterized protein encodes MVQAWESSAPDENKTHEKRVWQSGQSAIAQTISLLLQKAWLLQVDNMVNIGSALPPPSCVNDASVLLEFVMSSVTCMEETASMKVFELVAIWADTIANWDSWEEMEDQGVFNAIKEAVSFHQRFDLDGFFLKMLPSQSENGSQSSVIGRVSNFVTKAIAAYPSATWRACSCIHTLLHAPNFSLGTQDARKTIAESFAQAAFSRFKSISDSPAGLWKPLLLAISSCYICYPDAIEQVLNKFDGNGFPIWTSALAQVSSSSFNPGLSSESEIKLAVLTLSTVINHLMSLSMGGTKVLQDCYVSLMESCIQLKEVQEDGDNDDDDGAEDLDDDGEDEDTEDDDEDSDDDDVREETEEEFLERYALAAAGESIEAIEEGDIDEETQDIELGSLDDVDIQEVVISLMQKRPALQAQTFPDSLVERITEIFPEYEQFFQVHRQA; translated from the exons ATGGTTCAAGCTTGGGAGAGCTCTGCACCAGATGAAAACAAGACACATGAAAAGAGGGTCTGGCAGTCAGGCCAGTCTGCTATTGCTCAAACAATTTCATTACTGTTACAAAAAGCTTGGTTGTTGCAAGTTGACAATATG GTGAACATCGGTTCTGCATTGCCACCTCCGTCATGTGTAAATGATGCTTCTGTGTTACTTGAGTTTGTCATGAGTTCTGTTACTTGCATGGAAGAAACTGCAAGTATGAAGGTCTTTGAGCTGGTAGCTATATGGGCTGACACTATTGCTAACTGGGACTCCTGGGAGGAGATGGAGGATCAGGGTGTTTTCAACGCAATTAAAGAAGCTGTCAGTTTCCACCAAAGATTTGACCTTGATGGTTTCTTCCTGAAAATGCTTCCATCGCAGTCTGAAAATGGTTCACAGAGTTCAGTCATTGGTCGGGTTTCTAATTTTGTGACTAAGGCAATTGCAGCTTACCCATctgcaacatggagggcatgctcATGCATCCATACACTACTGCACGCTCCAAATTTCTCCCTTGGAACACAAGATGCTAGAAAAACTATTGCTGAATCCTTTGCACAAGCAGCATTTTCCCGCTTCAAGTCTATATCTGACAGTCCTGCTGGGCTATGGAAACCACTATTGTTAGCAATATCTTCATGCTACATTTGCTATCCAGATGCCATTGAACAAGTCTTGAACAAATTTGATGGTAATGGTTTTCCAATCTGGACATCTGCATTGGCACAAGTCTCAAGCAGCTCATTCAATCCTGGCCTGTCATCTGAATCCGAGATCAAGTTAGCTG TGCTAACATTATCAACTGTGATTAACCATCTTATGTCCCTTTCCATGGGTGGCACCAAAGTGTTACAAGACTGCTATGTATCACTGATGGAATCTTGCATTCAGCTGAAGGAAGTTCAAGAGGATggggacaatgatgatgacgatggtgcTGAAGATCTTGATGATGACGGTGAAGACGAAGACACCGAAGACGATGATGAG GATTCGGACGACGATGATGTGCGGGAGGAAACAGAAGAGGAATTCCTTGAAAGATATGCACTAGCTGCTGCGGGTGAGTCAATCGAGGCTATCGAGGAAGGAGACATTGACGAAGAAACCCAAGACATTGAATTGG GCTCTCTAGATGACGTGGACATACAAGAGGTGGTTATTTCCCTGATGCAGAAACGTCCTGCTTTGCAGGCCCAAACGTTTCCAGACAGCCTGGTTGAAAGAATTACAGAAATATTCCCAGAATACGAACAGTTTTTCCAAgtccatcgacaagcttag